A region from the Paraburkholderia youngii genome encodes:
- a CDS encoding FimV/HubP family polar landmark protein: MNFRRSALRAMFIRHEKVRFSGRPAAMAAGAAFAIALLGGGPGNALAAPARATGTPDTASAASSTTAVVAVAAGAQYTVHAGQSLNDVAIAITQSHDRAVLARATRALFDTNPAAFMNHDPSRMRVGAVLIVPALDASGALAASSTGAAAGASESTAAVPASAPTAAPAEAAASTASAASAAAQATTPAASEVSGAASAAVSTGAAAGGLASSAPLAGSGPVAASGTQEWTGSIQSAASAPAGQAPSAATATAPAATAAQAASQPRQQVSSLQQLLALKNRVLMELQKHGIGGVPVASGPKPTSAAQPAAAGSAATVPVAPQHANAATSPSNEGGLSPHNLSIAAAVGAALVVLLAALRMGRRKREKEAAARAAETTDTSVAGSADNADSHDGSAVAGQAAVTEASGAQDQELARQAAAAAAAEHAAAEREAAERAAAESAAAERAEAEQAAAERAAAEQAAEERAAAERAAAERAAAEEHAAAERVAAERAAAEQAAAEQAAAEQAAAEQAAAEQAAAEQAAARVAAEHVEAERTAAARIAAERAAEEPATQHAGTPEPTAPTAPLAGIPPSSESEPSTEPPSLAPATDETLRSAATAANLAAAAELGADALPLGPLEPAIGATQDDENAHRVQWDEESTESPTAPHTATAEPQSPLNVPPPVIDFTQHQIEPRATTSLGQPLGDIPVPTQPTPSAPTDFPRDAVDAFGSLNMPLPPRIEVPTVGEAVPSTSLSTQPVASPDTTAQQAFGVHGADDDAPHIADQIAAGTAGHGAVAGLGAAGFGALKLDFDLELPPSPAQPLPAFTPADLARIARNKLELASEYIELGDLGGARALINEVIEANDPATRTEARALLSTLAPLS; this comes from the coding sequence ATGAACTTTCGACGCTCCGCTCTTCGGGCCATGTTCATTCGTCACGAGAAGGTGCGATTCAGCGGCCGTCCGGCGGCGATGGCCGCTGGTGCCGCTTTCGCCATTGCTTTGCTCGGCGGTGGCCCGGGCAATGCGCTTGCCGCGCCGGCTCGTGCCACGGGCACGCCGGATACCGCTTCCGCTGCCAGTTCCACTACCGCTGTCGTTGCCGTCGCCGCGGGCGCGCAGTACACCGTACACGCAGGGCAGTCGCTGAACGATGTCGCGATCGCTATTACGCAGTCGCATGACCGCGCGGTTCTCGCGCGCGCGACGCGCGCATTGTTCGACACGAATCCGGCTGCGTTCATGAATCACGATCCGAGCCGCATGCGTGTGGGCGCGGTGTTGATTGTGCCGGCTCTCGATGCGTCGGGGGCCTTGGCGGCTTCGTCGACTGGGGCCGCGGCGGGGGCGTCCGAGTCCACGGCGGCTGTGCCCGCTTCCGCGCCGACGGCGGCACCTGCCGAGGCTGCGGCCAGCACGGCGAGTGCGGCCAGCGCCGCAGCTCAAGCGACGACGCCAGCCGCATCCGAGGTCTCTGGCGCGGCCAGCGCGGCGGTATCGACTGGCGCGGCGGCGGGCGGCTTGGCTTCGTCCGCGCCATTGGCCGGTTCGGGGCCCGTGGCGGCGAGTGGCACGCAGGAATGGACCGGATCGATTCAATCGGCGGCGAGCGCGCCTGCCGGGCAAGCGCCGTCGGCGGCAACCGCTACTGCACCGGCGGCCACAGCCGCGCAAGCGGCTTCGCAGCCGCGTCAGCAGGTGTCGAGTCTGCAGCAACTGCTGGCGCTGAAAAACCGTGTGCTGATGGAATTGCAGAAACACGGTATCGGCGGGGTGCCGGTCGCTTCGGGCCCGAAGCCGACGAGCGCTGCGCAGCCCGCAGCGGCAGGTTCAGCGGCGACAGTGCCCGTGGCGCCGCAGCACGCGAATGCGGCGACGTCGCCGTCGAATGAGGGCGGCCTGTCTCCGCACAATTTGAGCATCGCGGCGGCGGTGGGTGCGGCATTGGTCGTTCTGCTCGCGGCTCTGCGCATGGGTCGCCGCAAGCGCGAAAAGGAGGCTGCGGCGCGGGCTGCCGAGACGACTGATACCTCAGTGGCGGGATCGGCGGATAACGCCGATTCGCACGATGGCAGCGCGGTGGCAGGGCAGGCAGCGGTCACGGAAGCATCGGGCGCGCAAGATCAGGAGCTTGCGCGGCAGGCTGCTGCGGCGGCAGCGGCGGAGCATGCGGCTGCGGAGCGTGAGGCAGCCGAGCGGGCAGCGGCAGAAAGCGCGGCGGCAGAACGTGCAGAGGCCGAGCAGGCCGCTGCGGAAAGAGCCGCAGCCGAACAGGCCGCAGAGGAGCGAGCAGCAGCAGAGCGAGCAGCAGCAGAGCGAGCAGCAGCCGAGGAACATGCCGCGGCCGAACGCGTGGCAGCGGAACGCGCAGCAGCCGAACAAGCAGCAGCCGAACAAGCAGCAGCCGAACAAGCAGCAGCCGAACAAGCAGCAGCCGAACAGGCAGCAGCCGAACAGGCAGCGGCACGCGTCGCCGCCGAACATGTGGAGGCGGAACGCACAGCAGCAGCGCGCATCGCAGCCGAGCGCGCCGCAGAGGAACCGGCGACACAGCATGCAGGCACGCCCGAACCCACCGCACCGACGGCGCCACTCGCCGGCATCCCGCCGTCCAGCGAAAGCGAGCCGTCCACTGAGCCTCCATCGCTCGCACCGGCCACCGACGAGACGCTGCGCTCCGCGGCCACGGCCGCCAATCTCGCCGCCGCGGCAGAACTCGGCGCCGACGCGTTGCCGCTGGGGCCGCTCGAACCGGCCATCGGTGCAACGCAGGACGACGAGAACGCGCATCGTGTGCAATGGGACGAGGAATCCACAGAAAGCCCGACCGCACCGCACACCGCGACGGCTGAACCGCAGTCTCCCCTGAACGTTCCACCCCCAGTGATCGATTTCACGCAACACCAGATCGAACCGCGCGCTACCACGTCGCTCGGTCAGCCGTTAGGCGACATCCCCGTGCCGACGCAACCCACGCCGTCCGCGCCGACCGACTTCCCGCGCGACGCCGTCGACGCATTCGGCAGCCTGAACATGCCGCTGCCGCCGCGCATCGAAGTGCCCACCGTCGGCGAAGCGGTGCCGTCCACGTCGCTGTCGACGCAACCGGTCGCATCGCCCGACACGACCGCGCAGCAGGCCTTCGGCGTCCACGGCGCGGACGACGACGCGCCGCACATCGCCGACCAGATCGCCGCCGGCACAGCGGGTCACGGCGCCGTCGCGGGTCTCGGCGCGGCTGGCTTCGGCGCGCTGAAGCTCGACTTCGACCTCGAGTTGCCGCCGAGCCCGGCCCAGCCGCTGCCGGCCTTCACGCCGGCCGATCTCGCCCGCATCGCGCGCAACAAGCTGGAGTTGGCCTCCGAGTACATCGAGCTCGGCGATCTGGGGGGCGCCCGCGCGCTCATCAACGAAGTGATCGAAGCGAACGATCCAGCCACGCGCACCGAAGCCCGCGCGTTGCTTTCGACCCTCGCGCCGCTGTCGTGA
- the truA gene encoding tRNA pseudouridine(38-40) synthase TruA, with product MKRIALGVQYDGAAFAGWQSQPHGNTVQDELERALREFTRTPVHTVVAGRTDRGVHGLGQVVHFDTELDRVDISWVRGPNAFLPKTIGVQWAKPMPDDFHARFSAFERTYYYVLYVSPVRSPMLTTRAGWVHTPLDVEAMRSAAEHLIGEHDFSAFRSSQCQSKTPFKHLYQIDVKRQGNFVHFRFRANAFLHHMVRNVMGCLIEIGSGRRPAAWMADVLASRSRDCAAPTFMPDGLYLAQVGYPEQFGVPDPVTGSVPWSSVWTEQPET from the coding sequence GTGAAGCGCATCGCATTAGGCGTCCAGTACGACGGCGCCGCGTTCGCTGGATGGCAGTCGCAGCCGCACGGCAACACGGTTCAGGACGAACTCGAACGGGCGCTGCGCGAATTCACGCGCACGCCCGTGCACACGGTGGTCGCCGGCCGCACTGACCGCGGCGTGCATGGCTTGGGCCAGGTCGTACATTTCGACACCGAACTCGACCGCGTCGATATCTCCTGGGTGCGCGGCCCGAACGCGTTTCTGCCGAAGACGATCGGAGTGCAATGGGCCAAGCCGATGCCCGACGATTTTCACGCGCGGTTTTCGGCATTCGAGCGGACCTATTACTACGTGCTGTACGTCAGTCCGGTTCGCTCACCGATGCTCACGACTCGCGCCGGCTGGGTGCACACGCCACTCGACGTCGAAGCGATGCGCTCGGCCGCGGAGCATCTGATCGGCGAGCACGACTTTTCGGCTTTTCGTTCGTCGCAATGCCAGTCGAAGACGCCGTTCAAGCATCTGTACCAGATCGACGTCAAACGACAAGGTAACTTCGTGCATTTCCGCTTTCGCGCGAACGCCTTCCTGCATCACATGGTGCGCAACGTGATGGGCTGTCTGATCGAAATCGGCAGCGGCCGCCGCCCGGCCGCGTGGATGGCTGACGTGCTCGCGAGCCGCAGCCGCGACTGCGCGGCGCCGACCTTCATGCCCGACGGCCTGTATCTCGCGCAAGTGGGCTATCCTGAGCAATTCGGCGTGCCCGACCCGGTGACGGGCAGCGTGCCGTGGAGCAGCGTATGGACCGAGCAACCGGAAACATGA
- a CDS encoding phosphoribosylanthranilate isomerase, which translates to MKAEETPATQAHATALQSVPHRTRIKLCGLSKPADIAHAIDLGADAIGLVFYPPSARSVSVAQAVELVHDVPPFVSVVGLFVNATPDWIQEVASNVNLTMLQFHGDETPDQCETLAGVAGLPWLRALRVAADTRPADLVKSAFNYSAASGLLFDTHVEGYGGGGKVFDWSLIPAELAHRAVLSGGLNTQNVSDAIHRVRPYAVDVSSGIEVPGARGVKDHARMAAFVRAVRAADAE; encoded by the coding sequence ATGAAAGCAGAAGAGACCCCCGCCACCCAGGCCCACGCCACCGCCTTGCAAAGCGTGCCGCATCGTACGCGCATCAAGCTGTGCGGACTGTCGAAGCCCGCCGACATCGCACACGCGATCGACCTCGGCGCCGACGCGATCGGCCTGGTGTTCTATCCGCCGAGCGCGCGCTCGGTGAGCGTCGCGCAAGCGGTCGAACTCGTGCACGACGTGCCGCCGTTCGTGTCGGTCGTCGGTCTGTTCGTCAACGCGACGCCGGACTGGATCCAGGAAGTCGCGAGCAATGTGAACCTGACGATGTTGCAGTTCCACGGCGACGAGACGCCGGACCAGTGCGAGACGCTCGCCGGAGTTGCGGGTTTGCCTTGGTTGCGTGCGCTGCGGGTCGCGGCGGATACTCGACCGGCCGATTTGGTAAAATCGGCGTTCAACTATTCAGCAGCCAGTGGTCTTCTGTTCGACACCCATGTCGAAGGCTACGGCGGCGGCGGGAAGGTTTTCGATTGGTCACTTATTCCAGCAGAGCTCGCGCATCGGGCCGTTTTGAGTGGTGGGTTGAACACGCAAAACGTCAGTGATGCGATCCATCGCGTGCGCCCGTACGCGGTCGATGTCTCGAGCGGCATCGAAGTGCCGGGCGCCCGGGGCGTGAAAGATCACGCCCGGATGGCGGCGTTCGTACGCGCGGTGCGCGCCGCGGACGCTGAATGA
- the trpB gene encoding tryptophan synthase subunit beta: MYNLPDESGHFGQFGGVFVAETLFSALDELREAYEKYQKDPEFVAEYERELKYFVGRPSPIYHAQRWSELLGGAQVYLKREDLNHTGAHKINNVIGQALLAKRMGKPRVIAETGAGQHGVATATICARFGMECVVYMGAEDVRRQAANVYRMKLLGATVVPVESGSRTLKDALNEAMRDWVTNVENTFYIIGTVAGPHPYPMMVRDFQRVIGDECRVQMPELAGRQPDAVIACVGGGSNAMGIFYPYIDDKSVQLIGVEAAGDGIETGRHAASLIGGSPGVLHGNRTYLLQDEDGQIIETHSVSAGLDYPGVGPEHAWLKESNRAQYVGITDEEALKAFHDCCRIEGIIPALESSHALAYATKLAPTLSKDKILLVNLSGRGDKDMHTVAERSGIQF, encoded by the coding sequence ATGTACAACTTGCCTGACGAAAGCGGCCACTTCGGCCAGTTTGGCGGCGTGTTCGTAGCCGAAACGCTGTTTTCCGCACTCGACGAGCTGCGCGAAGCGTACGAGAAATATCAGAAAGACCCGGAATTCGTAGCCGAATACGAGCGCGAACTGAAGTATTTCGTGGGCCGCCCGTCCCCGATTTATCACGCACAGCGCTGGAGCGAATTGCTCGGCGGCGCGCAGGTTTATCTGAAGCGTGAAGACCTGAATCACACCGGCGCGCACAAGATCAACAACGTGATCGGCCAGGCGCTGCTCGCCAAGCGCATGGGCAAGCCGCGCGTGATCGCGGAAACCGGTGCCGGTCAGCACGGCGTGGCCACGGCGACGATCTGCGCGCGCTTCGGCATGGAATGCGTGGTCTACATGGGCGCCGAGGACGTACGCCGCCAGGCCGCCAACGTGTACCGCATGAAACTGCTCGGGGCGACCGTCGTGCCGGTCGAATCGGGTTCGCGCACGCTGAAGGATGCGCTGAACGAAGCGATGCGCGATTGGGTCACCAACGTCGAAAATACGTTCTACATCATCGGCACGGTTGCGGGTCCGCATCCGTATCCGATGATGGTGCGCGACTTCCAGCGTGTAATCGGCGACGAATGCCGCGTGCAAATGCCCGAACTCGCCGGGCGCCAGCCGGATGCCGTCATCGCATGTGTTGGCGGCGGTTCGAATGCAATGGGTATCTTTTATCCGTACATCGACGACAAATCCGTGCAGTTGATTGGTGTCGAAGCGGCGGGCGACGGCATCGAAACGGGTCGCCACGCGGCTTCGCTGATCGGCGGCAGCCCCGGGGTGTTGCACGGCAACCGTACGTATCTGCTGCAGGATGAAGACGGCCAGATCATCGAGACGCATTCGGTATCGGCAGGTCTCGACTATCCGGGCGTGGGCCCCGAGCACGCGTGGCTAAAAGAGAGCAACCGCGCGCAATACGTCGGCATCACCGACGAAGAAGCGTTGAAGGCGTTCCACGACTGCTGCCGCATCGAGGGTATTATTCCTGCGCTGGAGTCGAGCCACGCGCTCGCGTACGCCACGAAGCTCGCGCCGACCTTGTCGAAAGACAAGATCCTGCTGGTCAACCTGTCGGGCCGCGGCGACAAGGACATGCACACGGTCGCCGAGCGATCGGGTATCCAGTTCTGA
- a CDS encoding DNA-methyltransferase has protein sequence MRDEFDEPQPAIETTNPAAEAPAAAASAPLLAQVPAGIQLLNRDFLTDVANIPDGSIDLIVCDPPYGLGKDYGNDSDMRTGEEFLVWTRGWLELAVPKLKPSGSLYIFCTWQYAPEIFSFLKTKLVMVNEIIWDRRVPSMGGTTRRFTSVHDNIGFFAVSKDYFFDLDPVRIPYDAVTKKARSRKLFEGSKWLELGYNPKDVWSVSRLHRQHAERVAHPTQKPLEIVERMVLSSCPKGGRVLDPFMGSGTTAVACVRHQREFVGYEINESYCAIARERVSAAATPATPRRTRAKPKMQPSTEVQ, from the coding sequence ATGCGCGACGAGTTCGACGAGCCGCAGCCGGCGATTGAAACCACGAATCCGGCCGCCGAAGCACCGGCGGCCGCGGCATCTGCACCGCTGCTTGCGCAAGTGCCGGCCGGCATTCAGCTGTTGAACCGCGATTTTCTGACCGATGTAGCGAATATTCCCGACGGGTCGATCGACCTGATCGTCTGCGATCCGCCATACGGCTTGGGGAAGGACTATGGCAACGACTCAGACATGCGCACGGGCGAGGAATTTCTCGTCTGGACGCGTGGCTGGCTCGAGCTGGCTGTCCCGAAGCTCAAGCCGTCGGGTTCGCTCTACATTTTCTGCACCTGGCAATACGCGCCGGAAATCTTCAGTTTCCTGAAGACGAAGCTCGTGATGGTCAACGAGATCATCTGGGACCGGCGCGTGCCGAGTATGGGCGGCACCACGCGCCGCTTCACGTCGGTGCACGACAACATCGGTTTTTTCGCGGTGTCAAAGGACTATTTCTTCGATCTCGATCCCGTCCGCATTCCGTACGATGCAGTCACGAAGAAGGCGCGTTCGCGAAAGTTGTTCGAAGGAAGCAAGTGGTTGGAGCTTGGCTATAATCCGAAGGATGTCTGGTCGGTCTCGCGTCTGCATCGGCAACATGCCGAGCGCGTCGCGCATCCGACCCAGAAACCTCTGGAAATCGTCGAGCGGATGGTGCTGTCCAGCTGCCCGAAGGGCGGCCGCGTGCTCGACCCGTTTATGGGCAGCGGCACCACCGCAGTCGCTTGTGTCCGTCATCAGCGCGAATTCGTCGGCTATGAGATCAACGAGAGCTATTGCGCGATAGCGCGAGAGCGCGTCAGCGCCGCCGCTACGCCTGCTACGCCGCGTCGGACCCGAGCGAAGCCGAAAATGCAGCCGTCGACCGAGGTGCAGTGA
- the trpA gene encoding tryptophan synthase subunit alpha, producing the protein MSRIKNTFAALSAQGKKGLIPFMTAGDPDPARTVEFMHALAAGGADVIELGVPFSDPMADGPVIQQSSERALAKGVSLRHVLADVQRFRETDDKTPVVLMGYANPIERMGAEAFAKAAKEAGVDGVLVVDYPPEECANFAEQMQSAGIDPIFLLAPTSTDERIAEVGRIASGYVYYVSLKGVTGAANLDVSSIASKIPAIKSRVPLPVGVGFGIRDAQTARAVGEVADAVVIGSRIVQLLEQAAPDAAAETLRRFVAEVREALDSVATAR; encoded by the coding sequence ATGTCCCGTATCAAGAACACGTTTGCCGCGCTGTCCGCCCAAGGTAAGAAAGGCTTGATCCCGTTCATGACCGCTGGCGATCCGGACCCGGCTCGCACGGTCGAATTCATGCACGCGCTCGCCGCCGGCGGCGCCGATGTGATTGAACTCGGCGTGCCGTTTTCCGATCCGATGGCCGACGGTCCGGTGATCCAGCAGTCGTCCGAACGTGCGCTCGCAAAGGGCGTGTCGCTGCGTCACGTGCTGGCCGACGTCCAGCGCTTCCGCGAAACCGACGACAAAACCCCCGTGGTGCTGATGGGCTATGCGAACCCGATCGAGCGGATGGGCGCCGAGGCCTTCGCGAAAGCCGCGAAGGAAGCTGGCGTCGACGGCGTGCTGGTGGTCGATTATCCGCCTGAAGAATGCGCTAACTTCGCTGAACAGATGCAGTCTGCCGGTATCGATCCGATCTTTTTGCTCGCGCCGACCTCAACCGACGAACGTATCGCCGAAGTCGGCCGTATCGCCAGTGGCTACGTCTACTATGTGTCGCTGAAAGGGGTCACCGGCGCCGCAAATCTGGACGTTTCCAGCATCGCGAGTAAAATCCCGGCCATCAAGTCGCGCGTCCCCCTGCCAGTGGGCGTCGGTTTCGGCATTCGCGACGCGCAAACTGCGCGTGCGGTGGGGGAGGTGGCCGATGCCGTCGTGATCGGCAGCCGTATCGTTCAATTGCTCGAACAGGCAGCGCCCGACGCCGCTGCCGAGACGCTCAGGCGTTTCGTTGCTGAAGTGCGCGAGGCGCTCGATAGCGTCGCGACTGCCCGATAA
- the accD gene encoding acetyl-CoA carboxylase, carboxyltransferase subunit beta, with the protein MSWLDKLLPPKIKQTDPKNRKGIPEGLWIKCPSCEAVLYRNDVEANLHVCPKCDHHMRIGARERLDSLLDPEGRYEIGQEIVPVDALKFKDSRKYPERIKEAMDETDETDAMVVMGGAIHTLPVVVANFEFSFMGGSMGSVVGERFARGAQNALEQKVPFICFTASGGARMQESLLSLMQMAKTTAMLTKLAEAKLPFISVLTDPTMGGVSASFAFLGDVVIAEPKALIGFAGPRVIEQTVREKLPEGFQRAEFLLQKGAIDMIVDRRKLREEIAQLLALLSHQPADAVA; encoded by the coding sequence ATGAGCTGGCTCGATAAGCTGCTGCCGCCAAAAATCAAACAAACCGACCCGAAGAACCGCAAGGGAATTCCGGAAGGCCTGTGGATCAAGTGCCCGTCGTGCGAAGCCGTTCTGTATCGCAACGACGTGGAGGCCAATCTGCATGTTTGCCCGAAGTGCGACCATCACATGCGCATCGGCGCGCGTGAGCGGCTGGACAGCCTGCTCGATCCTGAAGGCCGCTACGAAATCGGCCAGGAAATCGTTCCGGTCGACGCGCTGAAGTTCAAAGATAGCCGCAAGTATCCCGAGCGCATCAAAGAGGCGATGGACGAAACGGACGAGACCGATGCAATGGTCGTGATGGGCGGCGCGATTCACACGCTGCCGGTCGTCGTGGCGAACTTCGAGTTCTCGTTCATGGGCGGCTCGATGGGGTCGGTGGTCGGCGAGCGTTTCGCGCGCGGCGCACAGAACGCCCTCGAACAGAAAGTGCCGTTCATCTGCTTCACCGCTTCGGGCGGTGCGCGGATGCAGGAAAGCCTGCTGTCGCTAATGCAGATGGCGAAGACCACCGCGATGCTCACGAAGCTGGCCGAAGCCAAGCTGCCGTTCATCTCGGTGCTGACCGACCCGACGATGGGCGGCGTGTCCGCGAGTTTCGCGTTCCTCGGCGACGTCGTGATCGCCGAGCCCAAGGCGCTGATCGGCTTTGCCGGCCCGCGCGTGATCGAACAGACGGTGCGCGAGAAACTGCCGGAAGGGTTCCAGCGCGCCGAGTTCCTGCTGCAAAAGGGCGCGATCGACATGATCGTCGATCGTCGCAAGCTGCGCGAAGAGATAGCGCAATTGCTGGCGCTGTTGAGCCATCAGCCGGCGGACGCGGTCGCGTAA
- the folC gene encoding bifunctional tetrahydrofolate synthase/dihydrofolate synthase, whose amino-acid sequence MTTFPTLDAWLTHLESAHPVGIDMGLSRISQVRDAMQLSFACPIITVGGTNGKGSTCAILEAILLRAGYTVGCHTSPHLLSFNERARINGAMASDADLLPHFEAVEAARQSLAKPVSLTYFEFTTLAIMSLFASRGLDAVIFEVGLGGRLDAVNILDTDCAIITSIDIDHTDYLGDTREKIAFEKAGIFRPGKPAICADPVPPQSLIDHAEKIGAHLWLFGRDFRYEGQAGSERQQWSYVGPTLRRSALAYPSLRGANQLINTSAALAGLEALRDRLPVSAQDIRLGIANVDLPGRFQVLPGKPSIVLDVGHNPHAAAVLGQNLSNMGFFPYTYAVFGAMRDKDIAGVLSHLKGEIDHWCVTDLPTRRAASAQELETALRELGVDDSADSSVTRYATPAEAFQDALKRASENDRIVVFGSFYTVAGVMAYRKSQQH is encoded by the coding sequence ATGACGACATTCCCCACCCTCGACGCGTGGCTCACGCACCTTGAATCCGCGCATCCGGTCGGCATCGACATGGGTTTGAGCCGCATCTCCCAGGTACGCGATGCGATGCAGCTGTCGTTCGCGTGCCCGATCATCACGGTCGGCGGCACGAACGGCAAAGGCTCGACGTGCGCGATTCTCGAAGCGATTCTGCTGCGCGCGGGCTACACCGTCGGTTGCCACACGTCGCCGCATCTGCTGTCGTTCAACGAGCGCGCGCGCATCAACGGCGCAATGGCGAGCGACGCAGATCTGCTGCCGCACTTCGAAGCGGTCGAAGCCGCGCGCCAGAGCCTGGCCAAACCGGTTTCGCTGACCTACTTCGAATTTACGACGCTCGCGATCATGAGCCTGTTCGCGTCGCGCGGCCTCGACGCGGTGATTTTCGAGGTCGGCCTCGGCGGGCGTCTCGACGCGGTCAATATCCTCGATACCGACTGCGCGATCATCACCAGCATCGACATCGATCACACCGACTATCTCGGCGACACGCGCGAGAAAATCGCCTTCGAAAAGGCCGGTATCTTCCGCCCCGGCAAGCCGGCAATCTGCGCGGACCCGGTGCCGCCGCAATCGCTGATCGATCACGCGGAAAAGATCGGCGCACACTTGTGGCTGTTCGGCCGCGACTTCCGTTACGAAGGCCAGGCCGGCAGCGAGCGTCAGCAGTGGAGCTACGTCGGACCGACGCTGCGGCGCTCGGCGCTCGCCTATCCGTCGCTGCGCGGCGCGAATCAGCTGATCAACACGTCGGCGGCGCTGGCCGGGCTCGAAGCATTGCGCGACCGTCTGCCGGTGTCGGCGCAGGACATCCGGCTCGGCATCGCCAACGTCGATCTGCCGGGCCGTTTCCAGGTGCTGCCGGGCAAGCCGTCCATCGTGCTCGACGTCGGCCACAACCCGCATGCCGCCGCGGTGCTCGGGCAGAATCTCAGCAACATGGGCTTTTTTCCGTACACGTACGCCGTGTTCGGTGCGATGCGCGACAAGGACATCGCCGGCGTGCTCAGTCATCTGAAAGGCGAGATCGATCACTGGTGCGTGACCGATCTGCCGACCCGGCGCGCCGCGTCCGCGCAAGAGCTGGAAACCGCGTTGCGCGAGCTGGGCGTGGACGACAGCGCCGACAGCAGCGTCACGCGTTACGCGACGCCGGCAGAGGCTTTCCAGGACGCGCTAAAACGTGCGTCAGAGAATGATAGAATCGTGGTTTTCGGCAGTTTCTATACGGTAGCGGGTGTGATGGCCTACCGGAAATCGCAGCAACACTGA
- a CDS encoding SPOR domain-containing protein, with protein sequence MGIFSFGKKDDAPSRRGANTSSNRAARGERVERRTRRTERTVDADAMLLDPTLPEKQRARRRLVGAIALVVAAVIILPMVLDSHPKPVTDDISIDIPNRPAPRLSRSTANEDVQAGVAPDNPPAADSGIAASSLAPAATAASAATTAAAPASAAKPTQSTQSTAAKQGTAPSVGTVTAATPKPAAKPQTQSLAANTIPAAPAKQTKPPAAAPSASTDDDANPATASADANSGTPASPPGNRFAVQLGAFSNEANARNWAAKLKAAGVPTYTEHRKQADGSTLTLLRAGPFADRAAATAAVAKVREAGLVSGSNGGSAQ encoded by the coding sequence ATGGGAATTTTCTCGTTCGGCAAGAAAGACGACGCGCCTAGCCGGCGCGGCGCAAACACCAGTTCCAATCGGGCCGCCCGCGGTGAGCGCGTCGAGCGGCGTACCCGCCGCACCGAGCGCACCGTCGACGCAGATGCAATGCTGCTCGACCCCACGCTGCCGGAAAAGCAGCGCGCGCGCCGCCGGCTCGTCGGCGCAATCGCACTGGTCGTCGCGGCGGTAATTATTCTGCCGATGGTGCTGGATTCGCACCCGAAGCCCGTCACCGACGACATCTCGATCGACATTCCTAACCGGCCCGCGCCGAGGCTCTCCAGATCCACCGCCAACGAAGACGTGCAAGCTGGCGTCGCGCCGGACAATCCGCCGGCCGCCGACAGCGGCATCGCCGCGTCCAGCCTCGCGCCGGCAGCGACCGCGGCATCCGCGGCGACAACGGCGGCGGCCCCGGCCTCTGCCGCGAAACCAACGCAATCGACTCAATCGACCGCAGCGAAACAGGGCACGGCCCCGTCCGTCGGCACCGTTACCGCCGCGACGCCGAAGCCCGCCGCGAAGCCGCAAACGCAGTCACTTGCTGCCAACACCATTCCCGCCGCGCCCGCCAAACAGACGAAACCACCCGCCGCCGCGCCGTCGGCATCGACTGACGACGACGCGAATCCGGCCACCGCCAGCGCCGACGCGAACTCCGGCACGCCGGCCTCGCCGCCGGGCAACCGTTTCGCGGTGCAGCTCGGCGCCTTCTCGAACGAAGCGAATGCGCGCAATTGGGCCGCGAAGTTGAAAGCGGCGGGCGTGCCCACATATACCGAGCACCGGAAGCAAGCCGACGGTTCGACGCTGACATTGCTGCGTGCGGGCCCGTTCGCCGACCGCGCCGCGGCCACCGCCGCTGTCGCGAAGGTCCGCGAGGCGGGCCTCGTGTCGGGCTCGAACGGCGGCAGCGCACAGTAA